In one Fibrobacter sp. genomic region, the following are encoded:
- a CDS encoding geranylgeranylglyceryl/heptaprenylglyceryl phosphate synthase yields the protein MKREILDSILKKLSGGRRCYWVLLDPDDFTVEKGAEVAAESQKCGADAILVGGSLLYSNHFDAFVSSLKKAVSIPVILFPGDATQLSSAADALLYLSLVSGRNPMNLIGEHVKAAPVIREIGIEPVATAYMLVESGSVSSVEFISNTRPLPRNKPAIAAAHALAAQYMGMSLVYLEAGSGAVQSVPPEVIRAVRSQVEIPIIVGGGIRDAATAKEKLEAGADIIVTGNVLKNKDGIGIMREIAAVVKSFGL from the coding sequence ATGAAAAGAGAGATCCTTGACTCTATTCTGAAAAAGCTTTCCGGCGGGAGACGGTGCTACTGGGTGCTTCTGGATCCCGATGATTTTACGGTTGAGAAAGGGGCAGAGGTGGCAGCGGAGTCACAGAAATGCGGTGCTGATGCGATCCTGGTCGGAGGAAGCCTTCTTTACTCCAACCATTTCGATGCATTTGTTTCATCGTTGAAAAAAGCCGTTTCAATCCCGGTGATTCTTTTTCCCGGAGATGCAACCCAGTTGTCATCTGCTGCTGATGCGCTGCTGTATCTATCTCTTGTTTCGGGACGAAATCCCATGAACCTTATAGGTGAGCATGTCAAGGCTGCTCCGGTGATAAGAGAGATCGGTATTGAACCTGTTGCAACCGCATACATGCTGGTGGAATCTGGTTCGGTAAGCTCTGTTGAATTTATTAGTAACACCAGACCCCTTCCCAGAAACAAGCCCGCAATAGCCGCAGCACACGCACTTGCAGCTCAGTACATGGGCATGAGCCTGGTGTATCTGGAGGCAGGAAGCGGGGCGGTTCAATCTGTGCCGCCTGAGGTGATCAGGGCTGTGCGGTCGCAGGTGGAGATTCCCATTATTGTGGGTGGAGGAATCCGGGATGCTGCAACTGCAAAGGAGAAACTTGAAGCCGGAGCGGATATAATTGTAACCGGGAATGTGCTCAAGAACAAAGACGGCATAGGAATAATGAGAGAGATTGCCGCTGTGGTGAAGAGTTTCGGATTGTAA